Proteins encoded within one genomic window of Cucumis sativus cultivar 9930 chromosome 3, Cucumber_9930_V3, whole genome shotgun sequence:
- the LOC101206077 gene encoding uncharacterized protein LOC101206077, translating into MAFYGDEDDLWKCPKHPSKRRRIGICPLCLRDRLVTLCPDCANVRPCNCCATTNTTTTSSSSSSSSSFSRFSSADLGSVGRLSNLIDGEPAFRRSRSLAAIPFLRSRFVADSGDDCSSSGNSARTSSFWSIFKSKSKKRNDGGRMEAAVEIDFRRRAKEVAEVEEAMRRKLMIRSRSVAVADSGGRIVRPPVKAKTWYFPSPIKAFRQSKLPKPVLTERSPLHRG; encoded by the coding sequence ATGGCGTTCTATGGCGATGAAGATGATCTATGGAAATGTCCAAAACACCCTTCTAAACGGCGGAGGATCGGAATTTGTCCTCTCTGTCTCCGTGACCGTCTCGTCACTCTCTGTCCCGATTGTGCCAACGTCCGCCCTTGTAATTGTTGCGCTACAACCAATACTACCACcacttcttcatcatcatcatcatcttcttctttctctcgtTTCTCCTCTGCCGATCTCGGATCCGTCGGCCGTCTCTCCAATCTCATCGACGGTGAACCGGCTTTCCGTCGTTCTCGCTCTCTCGCGGCGATTCCGTTTCTAAGATCGCGATTTGTTGCTGATTCTGGGGATGATTGTTCCTCGTCTGGTAATAGTGCTAGAACGTCCTCGTTTTGGTCGATTTTCAAGTCGAAGAGTAAGAAGAGGAACGACGGTGGAAGAATGGAAGCCGCGGTGGAAATTGATTTCAGACGGAGAGCGAAGGAAGTTGCGGAAGTTGAAGAGGCTATGAGACGGAAGTTGATGATCCGCTCGAGATCGGTTGCGGTTGCGGATTCCGGTGGGAGAATTGTCCGGCCACCGGTGAAAGCTAAGACCTGGTATTTTCCGAGTCCCATCAAAGCATTCCGGCAATCGAAGCTACCTAAACCCGTTCTCACGGAACGGTCTCCGTTACACAGaggttga